From Eremothecium sinecaudum strain ATCC 58844 chromosome V, complete sequence, a single genomic window includes:
- the HFI1 gene encoding Hfi1p (Syntenic homolog of Ashbya gossypii AFL171W; Syntenic homolog of Saccharomyces cerevisiae YPL254W (HFI1)), whose translation MSVVQSPRHASIVGGQLGGSGNNDHGLTNVDESGREGMNVGKGSQESGGGLSNASSGFGGNDGANSASATGSHKRLDLEEMVAEFSGLLGKETWSKYAQIISLFILGKLSRKELVQELDLLLTPTQSATESSSPAVSRPLLVRLHNQLLLAMLTNALRDSPMGSKSSDSWGFQNGTAYQNKKRINKHNSQIETYKKIVMSLPMKDRQRLKEITKETGKRGFVLCSVLQNRLANIPKIPIVTNQETLKRVKAHNLNTPLEWSQEIVSGLSAPLATESYSLPDNDTLYLRMVSAAREHGLVGAVDGRCVEILSLALEYYLKTIVESAINTVRYREKKYSDYYDLNHYGFQQPIGEVSETNDSKNKLISLSNEDLQETFTIYPNLVEPTGAFFRLNASRLINDDELVHFKSPIDDLPQFLEDKPTFTPVDERNMGTKEELNWLIRDILTKE comes from the coding sequence ATGTCAGTTGTTCAATCTCCGCGGCATGCGTCTATTGTTGGCGGTCAATTGGGTGGTAGTGGAAATAATGATCATGGGTTAACGAATGTAGATGAAAGTGGAAGAGAAGGAATGAATGTTGGTAAAGGATCACAAGAGTCTGGTGGAGGGCTAAGTAATGCTAGTTCAGGGTTTGGAGGTAATGATGGGGCAAATTCTGCCTCTGCAACTGGATCGCACAAAAGACTTGATCTAGAAGAGATGGTTGCGGAGTTTAGCGGTTTGCTGGGCAAGGAAACTTGGTCTAAGTACGCGCAAATTATCAGTCTTTTCATTCTGGGAAAACTTTCTAGGAAGGAGCTGGTTCAGGAGCTGGATCTTTTGTTGACTCCTACACAGTCTGCAACTGAATCTAGTTCGCCGGCAGTGAGCCGTCCTCTACTGGTACGATTGCATAACCAACTTCTGCTGGCGATGTTGACTAATGCACTTCGAGATTCTCCCATGGGGTCTAAGTCGTCTGACTCGTGGGGGTTCCAAAATGGTACAGCATATCAGAATAAAAAGCGTATAAATAAGCACAATTCGCAGATAGAGACATATAAGAAGATTGTCATGTCTCTACCGATGAAGGATAGACAGAGGTTAAAGGAAATTACCAAAGAAACCGGGAAGAGGGGTTTTGTTTTATGTTCAGTGTTACAAAATCGTCTGGCAAATATTCCAAAAATACCAATCGTAACGAATCAAGAAACCCTAAAAAGAGTTAAAGCGCACAACCTAAATACACCTCTGGAATGGTCCCAGGAGATTGTTAGTGGTCTGTCTGCTCCTTTGGCTACGGAGAGTTATTCTTTGCCAGATAATGATACTTTATATCTTCGGATGGTTAGCGCAGCTCGTGAACATGGATTGGTGGGTGCTGTTGATGGTCGATGTGTTGAAATACTGTCCCTAGCGCTAGAATATTATCTCAAAACAATCGTGGAGTCTGCTATTAACACTGTTAGATACAGAGAGAAAAAATACTCTGACTATTACGATTTGAACCATTATGGGTTTCAACAACCGATAGGCGAGGTTTCGGAAACTAATGATTCTAAGAATAAGCTGATTTCCTTAAGTAATGAAGACTTGCAGGAGACGTTTACAATTTATCCGAATTTGGTAGAACCAACGGGTGCATTCTTTAGATTGAACGCAAGTCGCCTGAtaaatgatgatgaattAGTTCACTTTAAAAGTCCTATCGATGACTTGCCACAATTTCTGGAGGACAAACCTACCTTTACTCCTGTTGATGAACGTAATATGGGTACAAAAGAGGAGCTGAACTGGTTGATAAGGGATATACTTACTAAGGAATAG
- the VTI1 gene encoding v-SNARE protein VTI1 (Syntenic homolog of Ashbya gossypii AFL168W; Syntenic homolog of Saccharomyces cerevisiae YMR197C (VTI1)): MSSLLSTYDSEFQTTIQQCKTLLQQAASEPLPERNSTLKSIEQHKDELFDILDQMDVEVNNSVSDPQQRATLKARLRDFRKDLNSVKQTLQELVDTRNRDSLLSSHSPSLEDDQRQQLLSSHAILQRSGSKLVDATRLANETEDVGNQIMSDLRMQRETLENTRQNLFQADAYIDKSVRTLKSMSRRLVANKFISYAIIAVLILLILLVLYSKFN, from the coding sequence ATGTCATCCCTGCTAAGTACCTACGATTCTGAGTTCCAGACAACCATCCAACAATGTAAGACTCTCCTCCAACAAGCTGCATCGGAGCCTCTACCGGAGCGCAATAGCACACTCAAATCCATCGAACAACACAAAGATGAACTGTTCGACATTCTAGATCAGATGGATGTGGAGGTCAATAACTCCGTGTCCGATCCACAACAGCGCGCAACGCTGAAGGCGCGGCTTCGCGACTTCCGCAAGGATCTGAATTCAGTAAAGCAGACTCTTCAGGAACTAGTCGACACCAGGAATAGGGACTCCCTCCTCTCCAGCCACAGCCCTTCGCTGGAAGATGATCAGCGCCAGCAGCTCTTATCAAGCCACGCTATTTTACAGAGATCTGGCAGCAAACTTGTTGACGCCACCAGGCTTGCAAACGAAACTGAAGATGTCGGTAACCAAATCATGAGTGATTTGCGCATGCAACGAGAAACGTTGGAAAACACCCGCCAGAACCTGTTTCAGGCAGATGCATACATAGACAAGTCGGTGCGAACCTTGAAGTCAATGAGCAGGCGGCTGGTCGCCAACAAGTTCATTTCTTATGCTATAATCGCAGTCCTAATCCTACTAATACTACTAGTTCTCTACTCCAAGTTTAATTAG
- a CDS encoding HER156Wp (Syntenic homolog of Ashbya gossypii AFL170C; Syntenic homolog of Saccharomyces cerevisiae YPL253C (VIK1) and YMR198W (CIK1)): MSKSRIPSISVKRPHGASDLDSQLPRYKKAATKSPLAEITNTAGSSPQVLDINCNMSAKTAFTPTTTSHSARLMNKYYYGDPRVIEEVKRRERKVLKDIQHFRKGIDDIEKDMTEMQKRTIPELRYDLNKKATVFKDLRADMSQIDTKLELLNNKCNVMRANNELALKNITLEQDLEVQKLENELDQEINTKREEWELKLLSLENMKPEEGLTKEIEELKLGKAALEHNWDALQRANIEKCKEYEKTLEKEFSEFKDQKMALFQELSIKFELLSQELNDKQIYADKISDSIDECKMEKEKVEREIEACMKELHLSEGSIHPLEKQSRHLQEELENERKQTALVAEKTAEVEAEHEFLFSKMEEQQLSRKKIENTIEELRGCIRCFAYVDDSVLPCAVDYSSRTITTRDSKQFSFSKIIPQQILSAEDLFEQECQAYMDMCLQNRYDSTIISLQQDKDNSIISVFIKWLMGQVYDHAEFQCVMLSEKSVSCDMILPGNSSPNHSDNSEIKVVIDDNSVAFESRSVVITSKENSLTVINQLKKKTSEQSVIILKFKIWHDEQSSHNVHFVDVPKDMSHCLQKSSASPVSSNRSSLASLASSSPLSSSSSPISVILRKLLTNTKPLILLSLKYEDYSLLDIAQQVSRQKRISC, encoded by the coding sequence ATGAGCAAATCTCGAATCCCGTCGATTAGTGTCAAAAGACCTCATGGGGCCAGTGATTTGGATTCTCAACTGCCTCGGTATAAAAAAGCTGCTACGAAAAGCCCACTAGCAGAAATCACGAATACAGCAGGTTCATCACCACAAGTTTTAGATATAAATTGCAATATGTCCGCTAAGACGGCATTCACACCCACGACGACTAGCCATAGTGCTAGACTTATGAATAAGTACTATTATGGTGATCCTCGGGTGATTGAGGAGGTCAAGAGAAGGGAACGTAAGGTTTTGAAGGATATCCAGCATTTCCGGAAAGGCATCGATGACATAGAGAAAGATATGACAGAGATGCAGAAAAGAACGATACCAGAACTTCGATATGACCTGAATAAAAAAGCAACCGTCTTTAAAGATTTGCGAGCTGATATGTCGCAGATTGATACGAAGTTGGAGTTATTAAATAACAAATGTAATGTTATGAGGGCAAATAATGAGTTAGCGCTAAAGAATATTACTTTAGAGCAGGACCTGGAGGTACAGAAGTTAGAGAATGAGTTAGACCAGGAAATTAATACTAAAAGGGAAGAATGGGAACTTAAGTTACTGTCCTTGGAGAACATGAAACCAGAAGAAGGCCTGACTAAGGAAATAGAGGAACTGAAGTTAGGAAAGGCTGCATTAGAGCATAATTGGGATGCATTACAAAGAGCAAATATAGAGAAATGCAAGGAATATGAAAAGACTTTGGAAAAGGAATTTAGTGAGTTTAAAGATCAAAAGATGGCGCTGTTCCAAGAGCTTTCAATCAAGTTTGAACTTCTATCACAGGAACTAAACGACAAGCAAATATACGCTGACAAAATTAGCGATTCTATAGATGAGTGTAAGATGGAAAAGGAAAAGGTAGAGAGAGAAATTGAGGCATGTATGAAGGAGTTACATTTATCTGAAGGTAGTATTCATCCACTTGAAAAGCAGTCCAGACACTTGCAGGAGGAATTAGAAAATGAAAGAAAACAGACTGCTTTAGTCGCGGAGAAAACGGCAGAAGTGGAGGCTGAGCATGAGTTCTTGTTTTCGAAAATGGAAGAACAGCAGCTAAGTCGCAAGAAGATAGAAAATACAATTGAAGAGCTACGCGGGTGCATTCGCTGCTTTGCATATGTAGACGATTCTGTGCTACCATGTGCTGTTGATTATTCTTCTAGAACTATTACAACCAGAGACTCCAAACAGTTTTCATTTAGCAAGATTATTCCACAACAAATTTTGTCTGCAGAGGACTTGTTCGAACAAGAGTGCCAGGCTTATATGGATATGTGCCTACAAAACCGCTACGATAGCACCATAATATCGCTACAGCAAGATAAGGACAATTCCATAATTAGTGTTTTCATAAAATGGTTAATGGGACAAGTTTATGATCACGCGGAGTTTCAGTGCGTTATGTTATCCGAAAAGTCGGTGTCATGCGATATGATACTTCCTGGAAACAGTTCTCCAAACCATTCCGATAACAGCGAAATTAAGGTGGTGATCGACGACAATTCTGTAGCTTTTGAATCTAGATCAGTGGTAATTACCTCGAAAGAGAATTCTCTGACTGTCATCAACCAGTTGAAAAAGAAAACTAGTGAACAAAGTGTTATTATACTGAAGTTTAAAATATGGCATGATGAGCAATCTTCACATAATGTACATTTTGTCGACGTACCGAAAGATATGTCCCACTGCCTACAAAAATCATCCGCATCGCCGGTGTCATCGAACAGGTCATCGTTGGCATCGTTGGCATCATCGTCACCACTCTCATCATCTAGCTCTCCAATCAGCGTTATCCTACGTAAATTGTTGACGAATACAAAGCCACTTATATTGCTATCACTAAAATACGAGGACTACAGTTTGTTAGACATCGCGCAACAAGTTAGTCGGCAGAAACGAATTTCATGTTAA
- the ATG41 gene encoding Atg41p (Syntenic homolog of Ashbya gossypii AFL166C; Syntenic homolog of Saccharomyces cerevisiae YMR195W (ICY1) and YPL250C (ICY2)) codes for MQEFERFAEAEEYGSPLEYGRSYEEEDELYGYLSMGQPSKIGMGAIEDDIFSLDQDGFVTNVTPAVSNTAATSGNIKPRLIHITNGCEIQSNIEFANAAQDNYRLWLTRV; via the coding sequence ATGCAAGAGTTTGAAAGGTTTGCAGAAGCTGAGGAGTACGGTAGTCCACTTGAGTACGGTAGATCTTACGAAGAAGAGGACGAGCTATATGGCTACTTGAGCATGGGACAGCCCTCCAAGATTGGCATGGGCGCCATTGAAGACGATATTTTCTCTCTAGATCAGGACGGCTTTGTCACCAATGTTACACCCGCCGTTAGTAATACGGCTGCGACTAGCGGAAATATTAAACCAAGACTGATACACATTACTAATGGGTGCGAAATACAGTCGAACATAGAATTTGCGAACGCCGCGCAGGACAATTACAGGTTGTGGTTAACGCGCGTTTAA
- the YAH1 gene encoding adrenodoxin (Syntenic homolog of Ashbya gossypii AFL169C; Syntenic homolog of Saccharomyces cerevisiae YPL252C (YAH1)), whose protein sequence is MLGRLLPRSSNKIPYTALLRTQKTYPSPLYKRSPLLAKRYHYVLQKPKKGEELNVTFILKDGSQKTFQVCEGDSVLDIAQSNNLDMEGACGGSCACSTCHVIVDPDYYDLLEEPNDDENDMLDLAYGLTETSRLGCCIKMNKKIDGIRLALPAMTRNVNLSDFE, encoded by the coding sequence ATGCTAGGACGCCTATTGCCAAGATCCTCAAATAAAATTCCATACACGGCCCTCCTAAGGACCCAGAAAACCTACCCTTCTCCTCTCTATAAGCGGTCGCCTTTACTCGCCAAACGCTATCATTATGTTTTGCAGAAACCAAAAAAAGGAGAAGAACTCAATGTTACATTCATCCTAAAAGATGGCTCACAAAAGACCTTCCAAGTTTGTGAGGGTGATTCCGTACTCGATATAGCACAAAGCAACAACCTGGACATGGAGGGCGCTTGTGGTGGATCATGTGCTTGCTCAACATGTCATGTAATTGTTGATCCTGATTACTATGATTTGTTGGAAGAGCCAAACGATGACGAAAATGATATGTTGGATCTTGCATATGGTCTGACCGAAACAAGTCGGTTGGGTTGCTGCATAAAGATGAATAAAAAAATTGATGGAATAAGACTCGCTCTCCCTGCAATGACTCGCAATGTGAATCTGTCTGACTTTGAATAA